CGACGACTTGGCATCGGTGCGTGCGCGGGCCGCGCGGGCCGCTCAGTGGCTTCAGGAAGGCAAGTGATGGCTCCCTCCGTCGGCATCATCATGGGCAGCGACTCGGACTGGCCGACCATGGAGGCGGCGGCGCTGGCGCTGGCCGAGTTCGAGGTGCCGTTCGAGGTCGGCGTGGTCTCCGCGCACCGGACCGTGCGCAAGATGGTGGACTACGCGGAGTCGGCGGCCGGGCGCGGCATCAAGGCGATCATCGCCGGGGCCGGCGGCGCGGCGCACCTGCCGGGCATGGTCGCGGCGCTCACCCCGCTGCCGGTGATCGGGGTTCCGGTGCCGTTGAAGCACCTGGACGGGATGGACTCGCTGCTGTCGATCGTGCAGATGCCGGCCGGCGTGCCGGTAGCGACCGTGTCGATCGGCGGCGCGCGGAACGCCGGGCTGCTCGCGGTCCGGATCCTCGGGGCGTCCGACGCGACACTGCGGCAGAAGATGATCGATTTCCAGTCCGGGCTGGAGAAACTGGTCGCCGAGAAGGACGCCGCGCTGCGCGACAAACTGCTCGACTAGGCCGCCGATCCGGCAGCATGGTGCCGGTGAGACGTCGCTGGCTGTTCGCCGATCAGCTCGGGCCGCACTTCCTGGACGCGCCGGATCAGCCGGTGCTGCTGATCGAGTCCAAGGCGGTGTTCCGGCGCCGGGCCTTCCACCGGCAGAAGGCTCATCTGGTGCTCTCCGCGTTGCGGCACCGGGCCCGGGACGGCGACGTGCGGCTGGTGCGCGCGGAGACGTACGCCGAGGCGGTGTCCGAACCGCTCACCGTGTGCCATCCCACCTCCCGGGCCGCCCGCGGTCTGGTCCGGCGGCTGCCGGACGTGGAAATGCTGCCGCCGCGTGGCTTCGTCACCGCCCCGCCGGACTTCGTGCGCTGGGCGGGCGAGCGGGACCATCTGCGGCTGGAGGACTTCTACCGGTTCGCCCGGCGGCGCCACGAGGTGCTGATGGACGGCGGTGAACCGGCCGGCGGCCGGTGGAACCTGGACGAGGAGAACCGGGAACCGCCGCCGCGCGGCGCCGGCCGGCTGGACGTCCCGCCGCCGCCCCCGATCGTCGAGGACGAGATCGACGAGCAGGTCCGGACCGATCTGGACCGGTGGGCGCGGGACGACGGGATCACCTTCGTCGGCCGGGACGGGCCGCGCCTGTTCCCGGCGACCCGGGCGGAGGCGCTGGCCCGGCTGCGGCACTTCGTCGAGCACCGGCTGCCGGCGTTCGGGCCGTACGAGGACGCGATGCTGGCCGGCGACCCTTGGATGGCGCACAGCATGCTCAGCCCGGCGATCAACCTGGGCCTGCTCGATCCGGTCGAGGTGATCGACGCCGCCGAGCGGGCGTACCGGGCCGGGGACGCGCCGCTGGCCGGTGCCGAAGGGTTCATCCGGCAGATTCTCGGCTGGCGCGATTTCGTCTGGCACCTCTACTGGTATTTCGAGCCGGAGTACCGGGCGGCCAACGAGCTGGCCGCCCGCGGACAGCTGCCGAAGTGGTTCGCCGAGCTGAACGCCGACGCGGTGCAGGCGCGCTGCCTGGCCGATGTGCTGGCCGGGGTCCGGGATCGCGGCTGGGTGCACCACATCCCGCGGCTGATGGTGCTCGGCAACTACGCGATGCAGCGCGGCTGGCGGCCCGGCGCGGTCGCTGACTGGTTCCACCGCAGTTTCGTCGACGGGTACGAGTGGGTGATGACCGCGAACGTGGTCGGGATGAGCCAGTACGCCGACGGCGGCCGGATGAGCACGAAGCCGTACGCGGCCGGTGGCGCCTACCTGCACCGGATGAGCGATTACTGCGGCGGCTGCCGGTACGACCCGAAGGTCCGGGTGGGCGCGGACGCCTGCCCGTACACGGCCGGGTACTGGACCTTCCTGGCCCGGCACGAGCCGGAGCTGGCCGGCAACCATCGGCTGCGCCGGCCGCTGCAGGGCCTGCGCCGCCTCGGCGACCTGGAGGCGGTGCTGGAGCAGGAGAGGGCCCGCGGATCGCGGGCCCCCTGAGCCTCGCCGGTCAGCGCATCTGGGAGACGCGGGTGCGGAGTTCCTGGGTGCGGCGGCGGCTCTCGCTGGTCGCGCCCAGGAAGATCAGGATCACGCCGACCGGGACCAGCGTCACCCACGGGCCGCCCAGGCTGAAGACGAACTTCAGGGCCGCGACCACGGTGGCGAGGGTGCCGATCACGACCGGGGCCTGCTGGCGGGTGCGGGAGCCGATGATCAGGGTGGCCACGCCGCCGAGCAGCAGGAGCAGCGCCCGGATGTCCTGGTCGCCGCCGGCCAGGACGATGCCGATGGTCGGGACGAACGCGGCCAGCAGGGCCGGGCCGTACGCCGCCCAGCTGCTCAGCTCGGGGCGGTGGTGCGCCTCGACGATCCCGACCGCGAGGGCCAGGGCCGCGAACGGCAGCGTGTACGCCTCCGGCAGCGCCACCTCGGCGAGCGCGATGAACAGCCACCAGCCGACGATCTCGAAGCCCACCGCCAGCCAGAACATGAAGCGGCGCTGGCTCGGCGTGCGGTCCGGGCGGGACGCGGTCAGGCCGAGCACGGCGCCCCAGGCGGCCAGCAGCGCGGCCAGGTGCGCCGGTGAGTCGAAGGCGAGCGCGCCGGCGATCGCGGCCGAGGCGTAACCGCTCCACTCCACGGTGACCGCCTCGGCGCGGTACTGCGCCAGGCCGAGGCGGGGGAGCAGCGCCTCCAGGGCGAGCAACCCGGCGCCCACGGCGAGCACCCCGAATGCCGCCCAGTGCCGGTCCAGGCCCAGTGCCATCGCGCCGGCCAGCACGAACATCTGGCCCATCAGCGCGGCGAACAACCAGCCGAGCAGGCGGGCCGTCGAGGTGCGTCCGGCGATGGCGCCGACCAGGCCGACACCGACCGCGCTGCCCAGCGTGAACAGCGTCAGCTCGTCGGTGGCCAGACTGCCGGCCAGCCCGGCGCCACCGGCGAGCAGGCCGATCACGAACACCACGGTGCGGGTGCCGCGCAGCAGCGGCGCCCGGCTCGCGGCGGGTGGCAGGGTGAGCGCCAGGCCGAGCATCGAGATGGTGAAGACCACCAGCGCCGCGCCGGTCGCCGCCGGGAAGCCGGCGTGCAGCGCGATCGGGGTGATCAGCAGGGTGAGCGCCACCCCGGGCAGGATCACCGGGACGGTCTCGGCCGGGCGGCCGCCGAAGCCGAGCGCGGCCAACGCGGCCGCGCCGGTGAGCAGCACCGCGGCCAGGGCGCTGGTCGCGTCGACGTTCCCCGCGTCCGGGGTGACCAGTGCCGGGACCGGGCCCTGCCAGATGGCGCTGAGCTGTTTCATCGGGTCGAGCAGCGCCGCGCGCAGGGCCGGGGCGAGCGAGAAGAGCGCCAGCACGGTGGGCAGCAGGGCGAGCATCACCGCGCCGGTGGCCGGGTCCTGGAGCCAGCGCTGGTACAGACCGCCGCCACGGAACCGGCGGGCCCGGTGGTAGCGGATGTCGCCGGCCGGGAACTCGTCGACCACCGACGGCCGCAGCGGCATCGGGACGGCGCCGCGCAGCATCTCGGCGAGCACGCCGAGCAGGGCGGCAGCCGCCGCGTAGAGCGCCGTCGGGTAGTCCGTCCCGACCGACACCAGTGCGGTCACCGTCGAGCCGAGCACCAGGCCGATGGTGGCCCAGGGCAGGTATTGCGGGACGTGCCGGCCGAACAGGGCGAGCAGCGCCAGCCCGAGGGCCGAACCGGCCAGCGCAGCGGTCAGCACCACCTGGGCGTCGGGGCTCCGGTCGGCGGCGAACGCGGCGAACACGCCGGGCAGGGCGAGCAGCACGGCCCCGGTGGCGGCCCCGCCGATCTGGGCCCGGTGGTCGGGGAGCAGGCCGTATTCCGCGTCGCGGACCTGGGGGATCCGGGCGGTGACCGCGACCAGCGAGCCGAGCAGCACCACGGTGAGCAGGGCCATCCCGGTCGACCAGGGGCGGGCCAGGCCGACCGCGGCGGCGTGCAGCAAGACCACGCCGGCGACCGTGGCACGGGCCCGGGCCGCGTGCGGGTCGGTGGTGGCCAGGGCGGCCATCGCGTACGCGGTGGCCACCGCGGCGCCGATCAGCAGCGGGGACCACCAGGGCAGGCCGAGCGCCCAGGGGGTGCCCATCGCGGCCAGCGCGGCGCAGATCCCGGAGGCGTAGTGCGACCATGGCTTGGGCAGCGCGATGGCGGCCGTGATGGCGACCATGACCAGCGCGAACGGGGCCTGCCAGGCGCCCGCCGGCGGGTTGGTGACGAAGGTGTCGACGTCGAAGTCCCACAGCGGGCCGGGCGCGGACAGGATCCGCAGACTGCCGCCGACCGCCTGCCAGCCGGCCAGCCCGGCGACCACCAGCGTGGCGATCGCCAGGCCGCGGGACGGACCGCGTTTCCAGTCGTCCATCAGCACGGTCACGCCCATGCCGACCAGCAGCACGACCACGCCGGCCACGGCCAGCGGAGCGTTCGGGAAGGCGAGCGCGGCGACCCGCGCCAGCGCGCCGCAGATCGCCACGGTGGCGGCCGCGGCGGCCAGGTCCGGGCCGTCCAGGTCCCGATCGGTACGACCCCGGTTGTCGATCGTCTTGGCGAGGAACAGCAGCACCGCCGCGCCGAGCAGCAGCGCGCCGACACACACGTCGGGAATCGTCCGGCCGGGCGCGAACAGCGCGGCCGCCGCCATCGCGAGCGCGCCGACGCCGGTGCCCACGGTCAGCGGGAAGCTGATCTCCCGGCGGGCCACCTGGAACACCGCGGCGTAGCTGAGCGTGCCGGCCACCGCGAGGAACCCGGCGGCCAGCGCCGGGACGGTGGCCGCGGCGGTGGGCGGCGGACCCTGCCCGGTGTCCGAGATGGCCAGGGCGGCGGTCACCGCGGCGCCCGGGATGGCCAGCGCGGCCGCTCCGGAAGCCCAGTCCCCGACCACCCAGGCGAACAACCGGACCGGGATCTGCCGGGCCGCGATGGTCACCATCACGCCGGCGCCGGCCAGCGCGGTCAGCACCGCGGCGGTCAGCCAGGTGGCGGCGAGCGCGGCACCGGCCCCGAACAGGCCGACCACGCCGGCCGCGGCGACGTGCGTGATCGCGATCCGGTGGGTGCTGGCCCAGAGGCCGGCCCCGCCCAGCCCGATCGACGCCAGCACCAGCGGCCAGGGGGCCTCGGACCAGTTCAGCCCGAGCGAGACGGGCAGCGCCAGGGCGGTCATCGCGATGCCGATCACGGCGCCCTCGTGCCGGATGGATGCCGGCAGCGCGAGGGCCGCGGCGATCGTCACCAGCAGCGCGCTGAACGCGAGCAGCCAGCCGGCCGGGCCGACCGCCTCGGCCATCGTCCGGGTGTACTCGGCGGCGTCGGCGTGCCAGATCGGGCGGGCCGCGGCCACCGGGGCGATCGCGGCGCGGATCGCGTCGAGCGCCACCAGCAGGCCGATCAGGCCCAGGGCGGCGGTGGAGGCATACTGCGGGCCGCTGCGCACGTTCGCCGGGAGCAGGCCGACCACGGCGCCGGTGAGCGCCACCGCGGCGGCCGCGATCACCAGTGTCCAGCGGGGGTCGATCACCGCGGCCACCCGGGCCGCCGCGCCGATCACCGCGAGGGTGAGCACGCCGCCGGCGATGTGCCGGGCCAGCGGGTGGTCGAGCAGCTGGGCGGCGGCCACCACGGTGCCCGCCGCGGCGATCAGGATCAGGCCGGAGCGCAGCGCGTCCGGCACCGCTTGCGCCTGGAGCAGGGCCACCGAGGAGAAGAACAGGGCGGCCGCCGAGGCGAGGCAGAGCAGGGCGAAGGTCAGCTCGCGCAGCCAGTTCGCGGACGGTGGGACGGCCGGCGGGGCGAGTGGGACGGACCCGGCCGCCTCGGCGCCCTCCGGCCGCGGGCCGGGGAAGATCCGGGTCGGGATCCAGCGGCGGCGTTTCGGCTGGAGGCCGGGGATGACCAGGTCCGGCTCCTCCGGCAGGGACTCCGGCCGGGTGGCGCTATCCGGGCGGGCCTCCGTCCCGGACTCGGGGAGCCGGTCGGCGGTGGTCGGCCGGCCCAGCGGCCAGCGCGGCACCAGCCGGCCCCGGCGGATCACCCGGGTGAGCAGCAGCAGGTCGAGGACGGCCACCACGGTCAGCGCCATGCCCCAGCCGGCCGGGCTCTCGATCAACGGGTACGCCAGCAGGGGCGCCACCGGCTGGGTGAAGATCACCGTGGCGTACCGCGGGATGGCCAGGCGGGTGGCGCCGGCGTAGACGAAGCTGGCGATCGCGGCGACCGCGAAGGTGATCCCCAGATAGAGCGGGGTGGCCACGTCCGGCCCGCCGGCCAGCGCGCTGCCGTGCAGCGTGTACAGCGTCATCGGCAGCAGGATCAGGCCGATCGCGGCGATCGTCTCGGCGGTCGAGGTCAGCGTGCGGCGGGCCACGCCGGGCGCGACGGTCAGCGCGATCGCGGTGAACAGGGCCAGGATCACGGCCCGGGCGACCGGGTTGGAGAACGCCACCCCGGCGAAGACCACGGCGGCCACGCCGATCAGCAGCGCGCCGAGGCCGAGCAGCAGGTTCTGCACGGACTGGGTGGACGCCTCCGGCGGGTGCTCCATCGGCGCGAGCGGCTCGCGGGGCGGGCGGCGCTCGCCGCCGGGCGGGGTGGCCGGACGGCGGGGCGGGCCGGTCCGCGGCGGGGGCGGTGGCGGCTCCTCCGGGCCGGTCGCACGGGTGCCGGGTGGCGGCGGTGGCGGGTAGTCACCGGTGTCCGGTCGCGGCCGGCGGGTTTTCCCCGCCTTCTGCTTCTGCGCGTGCGCCAGGATGTCGCGCTGGAACTGAGCGGCCTGGATCTTGCTGGCGATCTTGGTGCGGGTGGCGGCGGCGTCCATGTCCTGCACCTTGAGCGCCGCGATCGAGGCGTCGATCCGAGCCAGTTCGTCCTGATAGTCGGGCTCGTCAGCCTTGGCCACGGGACCTCCTCGCCAGCGCTTCGCTCCGTAGTTAGAGCATGCCCGGTTGCGACACCATTAGAACAGTCTCAAGCGGGTGGAGAGCTACTGAAACGACCCCGAACCCGGCAGCGATATTCGGCACAGAGCCGGTTCCCTTGCCCACGGCACGCTACGCGCCAGTAACATTGCGGCCGGGTCCGTTGCTGAGGGAAGGTTAAGGCGAGCATGACTGATTTCGATGTCTACCGGCTGCCGGAGGATCACGAGACCATCCGCGCCGCGGTGCGCGAGGTCTGTGACGCCCGGGTGGCTCCGAATGCCGCCGAGGCCGACGAGACCGGGGAGTTCCCCAAGGCGTCGTACGACGCGTTGCGCTCCTCCGACTTCCACGCACCGCACATCCCGGTCGAGTACGGCGGGG
Above is a genomic segment from Actinoplanes ianthinogenes containing:
- a CDS encoding SCO7613 C-terminal domain-containing membrane protein, with translation MAKADEPDYQDELARIDASIAALKVQDMDAAATRTKIASKIQAAQFQRDILAHAQKQKAGKTRRPRPDTGDYPPPPPPGTRATGPEEPPPPPPRTGPPRRPATPPGGERRPPREPLAPMEHPPEASTQSVQNLLLGLGALLIGVAAVVFAGVAFSNPVARAVILALFTAIALTVAPGVARRTLTSTAETIAAIGLILLPMTLYTLHGSALAGGPDVATPLYLGITFAVAAIASFVYAGATRLAIPRYATVIFTQPVAPLLAYPLIESPAGWGMALTVVAVLDLLLLTRVIRRGRLVPRWPLGRPTTADRLPESGTEARPDSATRPESLPEEPDLVIPGLQPKRRRWIPTRIFPGPRPEGAEAAGSVPLAPPAVPPSANWLRELTFALLCLASAAALFFSSVALLQAQAVPDALRSGLILIAAAGTVVAAAQLLDHPLARHIAGGVLTLAVIGAAARVAAVIDPRWTLVIAAAAVALTGAVVGLLPANVRSGPQYASTAALGLIGLLVALDAIRAAIAPVAAARPIWHADAAEYTRTMAEAVGPAGWLLAFSALLVTIAAALALPASIRHEGAVIGIAMTALALPVSLGLNWSEAPWPLVLASIGLGGAGLWASTHRIAITHVAAAGVVGLFGAGAALAATWLTAAVLTALAGAGVMVTIAARQIPVRLFAWVVGDWASGAAALAIPGAAVTAALAISDTGQGPPPTAAATVPALAAGFLAVAGTLSYAAVFQVARREISFPLTVGTGVGALAMAAAALFAPGRTIPDVCVGALLLGAAVLLFLAKTIDNRGRTDRDLDGPDLAAAAATVAICGALARVAALAFPNAPLAVAGVVVLLVGMGVTVLMDDWKRGPSRGLAIATLVVAGLAGWQAVGGSLRILSAPGPLWDFDVDTFVTNPPAGAWQAPFALVMVAITAAIALPKPWSHYASGICAALAAMGTPWALGLPWWSPLLIGAAVATAYAMAALATTDPHAARARATVAGVVLLHAAAVGLARPWSTGMALLTVVLLGSLVAVTARIPQVRDAEYGLLPDHRAQIGGAATGAVLLALPGVFAAFAADRSPDAQVVLTAALAGSALGLALLALFGRHVPQYLPWATIGLVLGSTVTALVSVGTDYPTALYAAAAALLGVLAEMLRGAVPMPLRPSVVDEFPAGDIRYHRARRFRGGGLYQRWLQDPATGAVMLALLPTVLALFSLAPALRAALLDPMKQLSAIWQGPVPALVTPDAGNVDATSALAAVLLTGAAALAALGFGGRPAETVPVILPGVALTLLITPIALHAGFPAATGAALVVFTISMLGLALTLPPAASRAPLLRGTRTVVFVIGLLAGGAGLAGSLATDELTLFTLGSAVGVGLVGAIAGRTSTARLLGWLFAALMGQMFVLAGAMALGLDRHWAAFGVLAVGAGLLALEALLPRLGLAQYRAEAVTVEWSGYASAAIAGALAFDSPAHLAALLAAWGAVLGLTASRPDRTPSQRRFMFWLAVGFEIVGWWLFIALAEVALPEAYTLPFAALALAVGIVEAHHRPELSSWAAYGPALLAAFVPTIGIVLAGGDQDIRALLLLLGGVATLIIGSRTRQQAPVVIGTLATVVAALKFVFSLGGPWVTLVPVGVILIFLGATSESRRRTQELRTRVSQMR
- the purE gene encoding 5-(carboxyamino)imidazole ribonucleotide mutase encodes the protein MAPSVGIIMGSDSDWPTMEAAALALAEFEVPFEVGVVSAHRTVRKMVDYAESAAGRGIKAIIAGAGGAAHLPGMVAALTPLPVIGVPVPLKHLDGMDSLLSIVQMPAGVPVATVSIGGARNAGLLAVRILGASDATLRQKMIDFQSGLEKLVAEKDAALRDKLLD
- a CDS encoding cryptochrome/photolyase family protein, yielding MRRRWLFADQLGPHFLDAPDQPVLLIESKAVFRRRAFHRQKAHLVLSALRHRARDGDVRLVRAETYAEAVSEPLTVCHPTSRAARGLVRRLPDVEMLPPRGFVTAPPDFVRWAGERDHLRLEDFYRFARRRHEVLMDGGEPAGGRWNLDEENREPPPRGAGRLDVPPPPPIVEDEIDEQVRTDLDRWARDDGITFVGRDGPRLFPATRAEALARLRHFVEHRLPAFGPYEDAMLAGDPWMAHSMLSPAINLGLLDPVEVIDAAERAYRAGDAPLAGAEGFIRQILGWRDFVWHLYWYFEPEYRAANELAARGQLPKWFAELNADAVQARCLADVLAGVRDRGWVHHIPRLMVLGNYAMQRGWRPGAVADWFHRSFVDGYEWVMTANVVGMSQYADGGRMSTKPYAAGGAYLHRMSDYCGGCRYDPKVRVGADACPYTAGYWTFLARHEPELAGNHRLRRPLQGLRRLGDLEAVLEQERARGSRAP